The Lutibacter profundi genome includes a region encoding these proteins:
- a CDS encoding sodium:solute symporter, translating into MEQLDWIILIGTLLFIVSYGAWKTRGSKNVTDYIKGGSEAKWWTIGLSVMATQASAITFLSTPGQAFHSGMGFVQFYFGLPIAMVVICLVFIPIYHKLKVFTAYEYLETRFDLKTRSLAALLFLIQRGLAAGITIFAPAIILSAVLGWDLTTLNIIIGVLVIIYTVSGGTKAVSVTQKHQMAVIFAGMFIAFYLIVSYLPADITFSKALKIAGASGKMNVLDFSFNLDNRYTFWSGIIGGSFLALSYFGTDQSQVQRYLSGKSVKEMQWGLIFNGLLKVPMQFFILLVGVLVFVFYQFNASPLNFNPAATEIVKNSEYASEYKALENKHKEIELRKAKVNLNYGANLNSKVLEKEIQHLNLLEEQNREEAKKIIKKADASAETNDKDYVFIHFILNNLPRGLIGLLLAVILSAAMSSTASELNALASTTAIDLYKRNVTTEKTDRHYVKASKWFTLAWGIIAILVASFANLFDNLIQLVNIIGSIFYGNVLGIFLLAFFIKYVKGNAVFVAALITQVIVVIGYKFDWMPYLWLNLFGCSLVIGIAIIIQLFLNKKG; encoded by the coding sequence ATGGAACAATTAGACTGGATTATACTTATAGGAACATTATTATTTATTGTGTCGTATGGTGCGTGGAAAACACGAGGTAGTAAGAATGTAACAGACTATATAAAAGGTGGTAGTGAAGCAAAATGGTGGACTATAGGCTTGTCTGTTATGGCAACTCAAGCGAGTGCTATTACTTTTTTATCAACTCCCGGACAAGCATTTCACAGCGGTATGGGATTTGTACAATTCTACTTTGGATTACCAATAGCAATGGTAGTTATTTGTTTGGTTTTTATTCCTATTTATCACAAGCTAAAAGTTTTTACTGCCTACGAGTATTTAGAAACCCGCTTTGATTTAAAAACACGTAGTTTAGCAGCTCTTTTGTTCTTAATTCAGCGTGGTTTAGCAGCAGGAATTACCATTTTTGCTCCTGCCATCATTTTATCAGCAGTATTGGGATGGGATTTAACTACCTTAAATATTATAATTGGAGTTTTAGTAATTATTTATACAGTTAGTGGAGGTACAAAAGCAGTAAGTGTTACTCAAAAACATCAAATGGCTGTAATATTTGCAGGGATGTTTATTGCGTTCTACTTAATTGTAAGTTATTTACCAGCTGATATTACCTTTTCTAAAGCATTGAAAATTGCAGGTGCAAGTGGGAAAATGAATGTATTAGATTTTTCGTTTAATTTAGATAATAGGTATACTTTTTGGAGTGGAATTATTGGAGGAAGTTTTTTAGCACTCTCTTATTTTGGAACAGATCAAAGTCAGGTGCAACGCTATTTATCAGGGAAATCTGTGAAAGAAATGCAATGGGGTTTAATTTTTAATGGATTGTTAAAAGTACCAATGCAATTCTTTATTTTGTTAGTTGGAGTTCTAGTTTTTGTGTTTTACCAGTTCAATGCTTCACCTCTAAATTTTAATCCTGCAGCAACGGAAATTGTTAAAAATTCTGAATATGCTTCTGAATATAAAGCGTTAGAAAATAAACATAAAGAAATTGAATTAAGGAAAGCAAAAGTAAATTTGAATTATGGTGCAAATTTAAATAGTAAAGTATTAGAGAAAGAAATACAGCATTTAAACCTTTTAGAAGAACAAAATAGAGAAGAAGCTAAAAAAATTATTAAAAAAGCAGATGCTTCTGCTGAAACAAATGATAAAGATTACGTTTTTATTCATTTCATTTTAAATAATCTACCGAGAGGATTAATAGGTTTGTTATTGGCTGTAATTTTATCGGCAGCCATGAGTAGTACTGCCTCTGAATTAAATGCTCTAGCAAGTACTACCGCTATAGATTTATACAAAAGAAATGTAACTACTGAAAAAACAGATAGGCATTATGTAAAAGCGTCTAAATGGTTTACGTTAGCTTGGGGAATTATTGCAATTTTGGTAGCTAGTTTTGCCAATTTATTTGATAATTTAATACAATTGGTAAATATTATTGGCTCTATTTTTTATGGAAATGTTTTAGGAATTTTTTTATTGGCATTTTTTATAAAATATGTAAAAGGGAATGCCGTTTTTGTAGCAGCTTTAATAACTCAAGTAATTGTAGTTATTGGTTATAAATTTGATTGGATGCCGTACTTGTGGTTAAATTTATTTGGGTGTTCGTTAGTTATTGGTATTGCAATTATTATTCAACTATTTTTAAATAAAAAAGGATAG